A stretch of [Clostridium] scindens DNA encodes these proteins:
- a CDS encoding sugar ABC transporter ATP-binding protein, with protein sequence MAMSNYVLRAKEVCKTFSGVYALNKVNIDIRQGEVHCLAGENGCGKSTLINIISGVYTRDSGEIELNGKVYKKITPAEAIEEGVQVIYQDFAVFPNLTVKENLSISTMVSSHKKIMNWKESEKIAQKAMEMIGVELDMDQEVGEISVADKQLVAICRALINDAKLLIMDEPTTALTKREVKTLFQTVLRLKRQGLSILFVSHKLDEVFEICDRYTILRNGENVLTGSTEKLDNRSFAYYMTGRRFLDVKFTAPKKGKEPLLEVKHLTAEGAFSDVSFTLYPGEILSVVGLLGSGRTELALALFGIQPASSGEIMVKGRKACISKVTDAVGLGIGYVPEDRLTEGLFMKQSIGDNLVISKIEKLAGRLGILNRKKMEAEKTDIMKRMKIKSPSPDYAVSTLSGGNQQRVVLGKWIARNMDVLILNGPTVGVDIGSKYDIHQVMKELADEGMGILMISDDLPEVLAVSNRGIVIKNGRIAGSFETDGTTTEMLDEMIGV encoded by the coding sequence ATGGCTATGTCTAATTATGTATTGAGGGCAAAGGAAGTCTGCAAGACTTTTTCCGGCGTGTATGCGCTGAATAAAGTGAACATTGACATCCGCCAGGGAGAAGTGCATTGTCTGGCCGGGGAAAATGGATGTGGCAAGTCGACGCTGATTAATATTATCTCTGGCGTATATACCAGAGACTCGGGAGAAATAGAGCTGAACGGGAAGGTATATAAGAAGATCACGCCAGCGGAGGCAATTGAAGAAGGAGTCCAGGTGATCTATCAGGACTTTGCGGTGTTTCCCAATCTGACGGTGAAAGAGAATCTTTCCATAAGCACGATGGTTTCATCCCATAAGAAGATTATGAACTGGAAAGAGTCTGAGAAAATTGCGCAGAAGGCTATGGAGATGATTGGCGTAGAACTGGATATGGATCAAGAGGTAGGAGAAATATCCGTGGCAGACAAGCAGCTGGTGGCTATTTGCAGGGCGCTTATCAACGATGCGAAACTTCTAATTATGGACGAGCCGACCACGGCGCTTACAAAACGGGAAGTAAAGACGCTGTTTCAGACGGTCCTTAGGCTGAAGCGGCAGGGACTGTCCATTCTCTTTGTAAGCCATAAGCTGGATGAGGTATTTGAGATATGCGACAGATATACCATTCTCAGGAACGGAGAGAATGTTCTGACTGGCAGCACGGAAAAACTGGATAATCGAAGTTTTGCCTATTATATGACCGGGAGGCGTTTTCTGGATGTGAAGTTTACAGCCCCAAAAAAAGGGAAAGAGCCTTTGCTTGAAGTGAAGCATCTGACGGCGGAGGGTGCCTTTTCGGATGTGTCGTTTACGTTATATCCTGGCGAGATCTTAAGCGTGGTGGGCCTGCTGGGATCTGGCAGGACAGAACTTGCCCTGGCGCTCTTTGGAATTCAGCCGGCATCCTCCGGAGAGATTATGGTTAAGGGCAGGAAAGCGTGCATCAGCAAAGTTACGGATGCGGTAGGGCTGGGAATTGGATACGTACCCGAGGACCGGCTAACGGAGGGGCTGTTTATGAAACAGTCCATCGGGGATAACCTGGTCATTTCCAAGATTGAAAAACTTGCAGGCAGGCTTGGAATTCTAAACCGAAAGAAGATGGAAGCCGAAAAGACGGATATCATGAAGCGCATGAAGATAAAAAGCCCGTCGCCGGATTATGCGGTATCTACCCTCTCAGGCGGCAATCAGCAGAGAGTCGTGCTGGGCAAATGGATTGCGCGGAATATGGACGTGCTGATTCTAAACGGGCCGACGGTAGGCGTGGATATCGGATCCAAATACGACATTCATCAGGTGATGAAGGAACTGGCGGATGAAGGAATGGGAATCCTGATGATTTCCGACGACCTTCCGGAAGTCCTGGCGGTATCCAATCGAGGCATAGTGATAAAAAACGGCAGAATTGCCGGCAGTTTTGAAACGGATGGCACGACGACAGAAATGCTTGACGAGATGATTGGTGTCTAA
- a CDS encoding ABC transporter permease, translating to MTLIKKLLHRSEFYLAFIILVFAFFVQARSGQFLTANNLVDLCVSMIVPSIFCMGMLLVVITGGIDVSFTALASLSVYVGIDILLRMEYEGSVLVAFLLVAVLSAALAALNGLFIAILELPPLIVTLGTMSVFQGILLGILNASSQNVLPEGMSKFGLASLFQVTNKKLNITSAMPYSIFLLVGIVVATWLILRHTMLGRGIYAVGGNKNAAVRMGLKVKKIKFFVYCYIGVLAGIAAVIRICMARYNPPGNMMGMEMNVIAAVVLGGASLSGGKGTILGTLLGMGLMTLMENSLLLLGVPGYWQTLFTGIIIVIGTSITSYRAANIRKRSVDRRGSGTCKKVNEI from the coding sequence GTGACGTTAATAAAAAAACTACTGCATAGAAGCGAATTCTATCTGGCATTCATTATTTTGGTCTTTGCATTCTTTGTACAGGCCCGGAGCGGGCAATTCCTGACAGCCAATAATCTGGTGGATCTGTGCGTATCCATGATCGTGCCATCCATCTTCTGCATGGGAATGCTTCTGGTAGTCATTACAGGGGGAATAGACGTATCTTTTACGGCGTTGGCGAGCCTGTCTGTCTATGTGGGCATTGATATCCTTCTTCGGATGGAGTATGAAGGCAGCGTCCTTGTGGCCTTTCTTCTAGTGGCTGTACTGTCTGCCGCCCTTGCGGCGCTTAATGGGCTGTTTATTGCCATTTTGGAATTGCCGCCGCTGATCGTGACGCTGGGGACCATGTCAGTATTCCAGGGAATCCTCCTCGGAATCCTGAACGCATCATCCCAGAACGTCCTGCCTGAGGGAATGAGCAAGTTCGGGCTGGCAAGCCTGTTCCAGGTAACGAACAAGAAGTTGAATATCACTTCGGCCATGCCCTATTCCATTTTTCTTCTGGTAGGAATCGTTGTGGCAACCTGGCTGATCCTGAGACACACGATGCTGGGAAGAGGGATATACGCTGTGGGCGGTAATAAAAATGCGGCAGTCAGGATGGGATTAAAGGTAAAGAAGATCAAATTCTTTGTCTATTGCTATATTGGAGTACTGGCAGGAATCGCGGCAGTCATTCGCATCTGCATGGCAAGATATAATCCGCCCGGCAATATGATGGGGATGGAGATGAATGTCATCGCCGCTGTTGTTCTGGGAGGGGCGAGCCTAAGCGGTGGAAAAGGAACCATACTCGGAACGCTGCTCGGGATGGGACTGATGACGCTAATGGAGAACAGCCTGCTGCTTCTAGGAGTTCCGGGCTATTGGCAGACTTTATTTACAGGAATCATTATTGTCATCGGGACTTCAATTACCTCTTACCGGGCGGCGAATATAAGGAAAAGATCAGTAGACAGAAGAGGGAGTGGAACATGCAAAAAAGTAAACGAAATTTAA
- a CDS encoding ABC transporter permease — MKPDKFLTSENILSMLTQFPQFGIMTFGVMLAMLLGGIDLSIVAIANLSSIVAAFIMTGGTGAQEGREMAILAGIIAAVIVGAAAGLINGVVISNFHVPAMLATIGTAQVFQGVSIALTKGKAISGLPEAYSSIGGLNVAGILPVPFLVFIICAVILGFILARTTFGANIYMLGTNVKAAGYSGIKVRSYTLKLFVIGGILAALGGMVMMSRTNSAKADYGEAYTLQCVMIAILGGVDAQGGAGKVRSVVVAIFIVQIISSAINMFPVLNTYTKTLIWGLTLIAVMVWRMFSKD; from the coding sequence ATGAAGCCGGACAAGTTCCTGACTTCTGAAAATATCCTTTCTATGCTAACCCAGTTTCCTCAATTCGGGATTATGACATTTGGAGTAATGCTGGCTATGCTTCTGGGAGGAATCGATCTGTCAATCGTGGCTATTGCAAACCTCTCATCTATTGTCGCCGCTTTTATTATGACCGGCGGCACGGGGGCGCAGGAAGGCAGGGAGATGGCGATACTGGCAGGTATCATTGCAGCGGTTATCGTGGGGGCGGCTGCCGGTCTAATTAATGGAGTTGTGATATCGAACTTTCATGTGCCGGCGATGCTTGCAACAATCGGAACCGCCCAGGTATTCCAGGGAGTATCGATCGCGCTTACGAAAGGGAAGGCGATCAGCGGTCTGCCAGAGGCGTACTCGTCGATCGGCGGCCTTAATGTAGCGGGAATCCTTCCCGTTCCATTCCTGGTGTTTATAATCTGTGCGGTGATCCTTGGATTTATCCTGGCACGCACCACGTTTGGAGCCAATATCTATATGCTTGGAACCAACGTAAAGGCTGCTGGATACAGCGGAATCAAGGTGAGATCATATACGCTTAAGCTTTTTGTTATAGGGGGAATCCTGGCAGCGTTGGGAGGGATGGTTATGATGTCCAGAACCAACAGCGCGAAAGCGGATTATGGGGAGGCCTACACGCTGCAGTGCGTCATGATCGCAATCCTGGGAGGCGTGGATGCACAAGGAGGCGCCGGGAAGGTCCGAAGCGTGGTAGTTGCCATATTCATCGTACAGATTATATCGTCAGCGATCAATATGTTCCCGGTACTGAATACATATACCAAGACACTGATATGGGGACTTACCCTGATTGCCGTCATGGTATGGAGAATGTTCTCGAAAGATTAA
- a CDS encoding Gfo/Idh/MocA family protein: MKAAVIGGGFIGNAHVEALRRLGDVEVVALCDAYNSREKADRLNIRFAYSDFRKMMEELELDVVHICTPNHTHYEIARHAIKKGIHVVCEKPFTSTAEEAEELVRLAKEKGVHGTVNFHNRFYPAAIQMRHMVSEGEIGRVISVHGTYIQDWLLYETDYSWRVEERLGGKIRAVADIGSHWLDLAQFVTGQDIKKVCAVFNTIYPVRKKGTAIGESFAKTGQGELEEVEVTTEDEAAILVELENGAIGSVFISQVFAGKKNTTELLVAGTCASLGWNSEELGELGIGHRDGPNEVLTKDPSLMCEKAAAAIGFPGGHVEGFPDAIKQGFRQFYDSLSKEGDFQYATFQDGLEEIRLCDAILKSAQTKQWVEVEPPDHA, from the coding sequence ATGAAGGCTGCGGTAATTGGAGGAGGTTTTATTGGGAACGCGCATGTCGAGGCATTGAGAAGGCTGGGAGATGTGGAGGTAGTCGCATTATGTGACGCGTATAATTCCAGGGAGAAGGCTGACAGACTGAACATCAGGTTTGCCTATTCAGATTTTCGCAAGATGATGGAGGAACTGGAATTGGATGTAGTGCATATCTGCACACCCAACCATACCCACTACGAGATCGCCAGACACGCAATCAAAAAAGGGATTCATGTCGTATGTGAAAAGCCATTTACAAGCACAGCCGAAGAGGCTGAGGAGCTGGTAAGGCTGGCGAAAGAAAAAGGCGTGCATGGAACCGTTAATTTTCACAACCGGTTTTATCCGGCGGCAATCCAGATGAGGCATATGGTGTCCGAAGGGGAGATAGGGAGAGTTATAAGCGTTCATGGCACGTATATCCAGGATTGGCTTCTGTATGAGACGGACTACTCCTGGAGGGTAGAAGAGAGGCTGGGCGGAAAGATAAGAGCGGTTGCGGATATCGGCTCTCATTGGCTGGATCTGGCGCAGTTCGTAACCGGACAGGATATAAAGAAGGTCTGCGCTGTATTCAATACCATTTATCCCGTCAGAAAAAAAGGAACTGCCATTGGGGAATCGTTTGCAAAGACAGGCCAGGGAGAACTTGAAGAAGTAGAGGTTACGACGGAAGATGAGGCTGCAATCCTGGTCGAGCTGGAAAATGGCGCAATCGGCAGCGTGTTCATAAGCCAGGTATTTGCAGGGAAGAAGAATACCACGGAATTGCTGGTGGCCGGTACATGTGCCTCCCTTGGCTGGAACTCGGAAGAATTGGGGGAACTTGGAATTGGACACCGGGACGGCCCGAATGAAGTGCTTACGAAAGATCCTTCTTTGATGTGCGAAAAGGCAGCGGCGGCGATTGGCTTCCCAGGCGGACATGTGGAAGGATTCCCGGACGCGATCAAGCAGGGGTTTAGGCAGTTCTACGACAGCCTGAGTAAAGAAGGAGATTTCCAGTACGCCACGTTCCAGGACGGCCTGGAGGAGATTAGGCTTTGCGATGCAATCTTGAAAAGCGCGCAGACAAAGCAGTGGGTAGAAGTAGAACCGCCGGATCATGCATAG
- a CDS encoding LacI family DNA-binding transcriptional regulator: protein MGKQKPTIQDVADMADVSIATVSRIINNKGNIKPSTLEKVELAMKELNFIPKTLSMLSEAQSKIIMVCVPNLDNPFNSPVLEGIHRCAHANGYHVLILETRDRYSRSEDFEELIRNNSIAGMVIMSNMPQQKILEDLSFRCPTVMCSEYAENYDRVSYVSIDDSAASKKAVDYLISTGREKISLINTNLSFKYARHREKGYRQALEQAGLPVRPEWIIHLSTTDYKLAFSNIYHMLSQADRPDAIFATSDVYGVAAINAAHELGLLVPEDLSVVGFDNIDLSVMCIPPLTTIEQPCFQIGYQSCELLIDKIINPASSSKQILLNTELIVRGSTLLPKAAES from the coding sequence ATGGGGAAGCAAAAACCAACGATACAGGATGTTGCAGATATGGCTGACGTATCCATCGCAACAGTATCAAGAATCATTAACAATAAAGGAAATATCAAGCCAAGCACTTTAGAAAAAGTAGAACTGGCTATGAAAGAATTAAACTTTATCCCGAAAACATTATCGATGCTCTCAGAAGCGCAGAGCAAGATCATCATGGTATGCGTGCCCAATCTGGATAATCCTTTTAACTCTCCCGTATTGGAAGGGATACACCGCTGCGCCCACGCGAACGGATATCATGTGCTGATCCTGGAGACCCGGGACCGCTATTCAAGAAGCGAAGATTTTGAAGAACTGATAAGGAATAATTCCATCGCAGGAATGGTCATCATGTCCAATATGCCTCAGCAAAAGATTCTGGAGGATCTAAGTTTCCGCTGTCCAACCGTCATGTGTTCGGAATATGCCGAGAATTATGACCGGGTATCTTATGTCAGCATAGATGATTCCGCCGCTTCCAAGAAAGCGGTAGATTACCTGATCTCGACGGGACGCGAAAAAATCAGTCTTATCAACACGAATTTATCCTTTAAATATGCCCGCCACCGGGAAAAGGGATACCGTCAGGCATTAGAGCAAGCCGGGCTTCCTGTCAGGCCCGAATGGATCATTCATCTGTCAACCACAGATTATAAACTGGCTTTTTCCAACATTTATCATATGCTAAGCCAGGCCGACAGGCCAGACGCCATTTTTGCCACTTCAGACGTATATGGGGTTGCGGCCATTAACGCTGCCCACGAACTGGGGCTTCTGGTGCCGGAAGATCTATCTGTCGTTGGATTCGATAATATTGATCTGTCTGTCATGTGCATCCCGCCGCTGACCACGATCGAACAGCCCTGCTTTCAGATCGGGTATCAGTCCTGCGAACTGCTGATTGATAAAATCATCAATCCAGCCTCATCATCCAAGCAGATTCTTTTGAACACAGAATTAATCGTGCGCGGCTCAACGCTGCTTCCTAAAGCAGCGGAATCCTAA
- a CDS encoding sugar phosphate isomerase/epimerase family protein, translated as MKLGLLTSIMPTSSLEEVIEFAAQQGFSCIEAACWPKGRAKRRYAGVTHIDVEHLDDGQAARIKDLCRTRNVEISSLAYYPNVLDEDENSRRAAESHLKKVIDASRKLEIGMVTTFIGRNHNKTIEENLEIMKKIWTPLLRYAEEREIRIAIENCPMLFGKEQWPGGQNLFGAPAIWREVFEILPSSCLGINYDPSHFIWQMMDYIQPIYEFKDKIFHVHIKDIKIHRDRLDDVGTMAYPLSYMQPKIPGLGDIDWGRFISALMDTGYDGAACIEIEDRAFEGSAEDIRRSIILSKRYMEQFII; from the coding sequence ATGAAATTGGGGCTTTTGACATCGATAATGCCAACGAGCAGTTTGGAGGAAGTGATAGAATTCGCGGCACAGCAGGGATTTTCCTGCATAGAGGCCGCATGCTGGCCAAAGGGAAGGGCAAAGAGAAGATATGCAGGAGTCACCCACATTGATGTGGAACACCTGGATGACGGGCAGGCCGCACGGATTAAAGATCTGTGCAGAACTAGAAATGTAGAGATATCCTCCCTGGCCTATTATCCCAATGTGCTGGATGAAGACGAGAATAGCAGAAGGGCAGCGGAAAGTCATCTTAAGAAGGTGATAGATGCCTCCAGGAAACTGGAAATCGGAATGGTGACGACGTTTATAGGGAGGAATCACAATAAGACCATCGAAGAAAACCTGGAGATCATGAAAAAAATATGGACGCCGCTGCTTAGATATGCGGAAGAGAGGGAGATAAGGATCGCTATAGAAAATTGTCCTATGCTTTTTGGCAAGGAACAGTGGCCTGGCGGACAGAATTTGTTCGGCGCCCCAGCTATATGGCGGGAGGTATTTGAGATACTGCCAAGCAGCTGCCTGGGGATTAATTATGATCCTTCCCATTTTATCTGGCAGATGATGGATTATATCCAGCCGATCTATGAATTTAAGGATAAGATTTTTCATGTACATATCAAGGATATTAAGATTCATAGGGACAGGCTGGATGACGTGGGAACCATGGCTTACCCCTTGAGTTACATGCAGCCCAAGATACCGGGGCTTGGAGATATTGACTGGGGAAGATTTATTAGCGCCCTTATGGATACAGGCTATGACGGCGCAGCCTGTATCGAGATCGAGGACCGGGCATTTGAAGGAAGCGCCGAAGACATTAGAAGATCAATTATTCTGTCAAAGCGGTATATGGAGCAGTTCATCATTTAG
- a CDS encoding autoinducer 2 ABC transporter substrate-binding protein, with product MMKKMLSVGLILAMVLSLAACTGKSKEAGKDDEKKSKSSDGSYEIAIVPKDTTNDWFQCIAQGGEKFGKEKGCTVYMKGGTSADASLQIEVIEDLIASGVDALCVIPNDIDALESVLKKAQDAGIVVVTHEASTQKNTEYDLEAFDNAQFGATIMDSLASQMEEKGQYCVMVGSLTNGSHNEWADGGIARQEEEYPDMELVGDRIEIKDNSETAYEKAKEMLKTYPELKGFFGTAAQCVPGVARAIEELGLVGKVSLCGMALPSAAGEYIERGTMETIVAWDPYEVGYAMSNLAYMILSGEEIKEGINLGAAGYEDMNIMNDKVLVGSGFLEITKDNLKDYDF from the coding sequence ATGATGAAAAAAATGTTGAGTGTAGGCTTGATTCTGGCAATGGTGCTGTCGCTTGCGGCGTGTACGGGAAAGAGCAAGGAGGCGGGAAAAGACGACGAAAAGAAATCCAAATCTTCGGATGGCAGTTATGAGATTGCCATCGTCCCTAAAGATACTACCAATGACTGGTTCCAGTGCATTGCACAGGGCGGTGAAAAGTTTGGGAAGGAAAAAGGATGTACCGTCTATATGAAGGGCGGGACGTCGGCAGATGCATCATTACAGATCGAGGTTATCGAAGACCTGATCGCGTCCGGCGTTGACGCGCTCTGCGTAATCCCGAATGATATTGATGCGCTTGAAAGCGTGCTGAAGAAAGCGCAGGATGCCGGAATCGTGGTGGTTACCCATGAAGCATCCACGCAGAAGAATACGGAATATGACCTGGAGGCCTTTGACAATGCGCAGTTTGGAGCAACGATCATGGATTCTCTGGCATCCCAGATGGAAGAGAAGGGTCAGTATTGCGTAATGGTAGGAAGCCTTACCAATGGCTCCCACAACGAATGGGCAGATGGCGGCATCGCAAGGCAGGAGGAAGAATATCCGGATATGGAACTGGTAGGGGACAGGATTGAGATCAAGGACAACTCGGAGACTGCTTATGAGAAGGCCAAGGAAATGCTGAAGACCTACCCTGAACTGAAGGGATTCTTCGGGACGGCAGCCCAGTGCGTGCCAGGAGTGGCAAGGGCAATTGAGGAACTTGGCCTGGTAGGAAAGGTATCCTTATGCGGAATGGCATTGCCAAGCGCTGCCGGAGAATATATTGAGCGGGGAACAATGGAGACTATTGTTGCGTGGGATCCTTACGAAGTGGGATATGCCATGTCCAACCTGGCCTACATGATTCTCTCCGGCGAAGAGATCAAAGAGGGCATCAATCTGGGGGCAGCAGGATATGAGGACATGAATATCATGAATGATAAAGTGCTGGTTGGTTCCGGCTTCCTTGAGATCACAAAGGACAATTTGAAAGACTATGACTTCTAG
- a CDS encoding FAD-dependent oxidoreductase, translated as MQDKGTVRLVDMENASQKFTKLLSPFKIGKMELKNRFIFLPHLTGYAIDEGWMDCGLFSERNIQHYVERAKGGAAAVTVSQNVDPYSMMSDEYPVGSDPRNKENFRRLAAEVHKYGCKCITQLNHGGHNTLKNPPQILVAPSQMPEPSCHFNTKELEKEELEQIKDYYVKAATLQQGVGWDAVELKIAHDGLLRTFISPLFNKREDEYGGSFENRMRYPLEIIEAIREAVGPDYPIGIRLCVDEFIEGGYSMEYGLKVAKRLEEAGVDYLSTDAGSFSSFYMEIPPAVIPLGFALYMSAELKKTVDIPVIAFGRINDPVQAEMLLEEDCADLVGMCRQLICDPETPNKTMRGEVDDIRHCIACNEGCIGNDGIDVECVQNPGAGREKYFGIGTLQNAEIRKKVMVIGGGISGMKAAEIAAKRGHEVSLYEASDKLGGQVLLIEKMPYRAEVGEVYRYLKYQLKKYNVAIHMNVRVERDLVERENPDVIIAATGSKALIPDYIQMDEARIKVIDCRQAMENLELIGDKVLVFDDIGYYQASGVADYVTSLGADTTVVTTSNFLGCDIEGTNNALLLQRLYERGTRIIASHTISKIKGDAVVLRNVYSQEEKEIGGFDTAIIAAQSRSDNDLYKELKAAGRDVRAVGDCVAPRAIEQVIFDAELAGREI; from the coding sequence GTGCAAGACAAAGGCACAGTGCGGTTAGTAGATATGGAAAATGCAAGCCAGAAATTTACCAAATTATTATCACCATTCAAGATCGGGAAGATGGAGCTGAAGAATCGGTTTATCTTTCTTCCGCATCTTACCGGTTATGCAATTGATGAGGGGTGGATGGATTGCGGCCTGTTCTCCGAGCGCAACATCCAGCATTATGTGGAGCGGGCGAAAGGAGGAGCGGCAGCAGTTACAGTGAGTCAGAATGTTGACCCATACAGCATGATGTCCGACGAGTACCCGGTTGGAAGCGATCCCAGGAATAAAGAGAACTTCAGGAGGCTGGCCGCAGAGGTGCATAAGTATGGCTGCAAATGCATCACGCAGCTGAATCACGGAGGACATAATACGCTGAAGAATCCTCCGCAGATTCTTGTGGCACCTTCCCAGATGCCAGAGCCGTCCTGCCACTTTAATACAAAGGAACTTGAAAAAGAAGAACTGGAGCAGATCAAAGATTATTATGTCAAGGCAGCAACCCTGCAGCAGGGCGTGGGCTGGGACGCAGTTGAACTTAAGATTGCCCACGACGGGCTTCTTAGGACCTTTATCTCACCGTTGTTCAATAAGAGGGAAGATGAGTATGGAGGCAGTTTCGAGAACAGGATGCGCTATCCGCTGGAGATCATTGAGGCCATCCGCGAAGCGGTGGGCCCGGATTATCCCATCGGCATCCGCCTGTGCGTGGATGAATTCATAGAAGGCGGGTATTCCATGGAATACGGGCTGAAAGTCGCCAAACGGCTGGAAGAAGCAGGCGTGGATTATCTCAGTACGGATGCAGGATCATTCAGTTCCTTCTACATGGAGATTCCTCCGGCTGTCATTCCCTTAGGGTTCGCACTCTATATGAGCGCGGAATTAAAGAAGACGGTGGACATCCCCGTCATTGCCTTTGGGCGAATTAATGACCCTGTTCAGGCAGAGATGCTGCTTGAAGAGGACTGTGCAGATCTGGTTGGCATGTGCCGCCAGCTGATCTGCGATCCAGAGACGCCGAATAAGACGATGCGGGGAGAAGTAGACGATATCCGTCACTGTATCGCATGCAATGAAGGATGCATTGGAAATGACGGCATTGATGTGGAATGCGTACAAAATCCGGGGGCAGGCCGGGAAAAATATTTTGGCATTGGGACGCTTCAGAATGCAGAGATACGTAAAAAAGTCATGGTCATCGGCGGAGGAATCAGTGGTATGAAGGCGGCGGAGATTGCTGCCAAGCGGGGACATGAGGTGTCTCTCTATGAGGCGAGCGACAAATTAGGCGGACAAGTCCTTTTGATTGAGAAGATGCCCTACCGGGCAGAAGTAGGGGAGGTTTATCGATATTTAAAATACCAGTTAAAAAAATATAATGTAGCAATCCATATGAATGTGAGAGTAGAGCGGGATCTTGTGGAACGGGAAAATCCCGATGTGATTATTGCGGCCACTGGCTCTAAGGCGCTGATTCCTGATTATATTCAGATGGATGAGGCCCGTATAAAAGTGATCGATTGCAGGCAGGCGATGGAGAACCTGGAATTGATAGGGGACAAGGTGCTGGTATTTGATGACATTGGCTATTATCAAGCCAGCGGCGTGGCTGATTACGTGACGTCCCTGGGGGCTGATACGACGGTTGTTACCACCAGCAACTTCCTTGGATGCGACATCGAAGGAACCAATAACGCATTGCTGCTGCAAAGGCTGTATGAGCGGGGCACCCGGATTATTGCCTCCCACACGATCTCGAAGATTAAAGGTGACGCAGTTGTTCTAAGGAACGTATATAGCCAGGAGGAAAAGGAAATCGGCGGATTTGACACGGCTATCATAGCGGCCCAGAGCAGATCGGATAACGATCTGTACAAAGAACTGAAAGCAGCAGGTAGAGATGTGCGGGCAGTGGGCGACTGTGTCGCGCCAAGAGCCATCGAACAGGTGATATTTGATGCCGAGCTGGCAGGCAGAGAGATATAA
- the tig gene encoding trigger factor — protein sequence MKKKIVVLLTGILAASMMLAGCEGSKGLETDSLKISQYKGVEVDKVSKPDEITDKDVEDAIQATLQTNATTNDITDRAVKSGDTVNIDFVGKIDGVEFEGGSGTDYPLTIGSGQFIEGFEDSVVDHNIGDTYDWEGKFPDNYNKTEYAGKPVVFTITVKSISEQVVPELNDEFVKTVSEKSKNVKEYKKEVKKQLEDDAQTTYKDTLTQEVWQKVLDNTKVKKYPKKKVKEISDSLVEQYKTAAEYYQTDYETFLKEQMGSSVEDFEAQVDEAAKSSVKQQLVTDAIADKEKIKMDDKEYEKQLKKIADAYGYEDVKAVKEAASEEDLKEIALNNMVKEWLTEHCVQVASK from the coding sequence ATGAAGAAGAAAATTGTAGTGCTATTAACAGGAATACTTGCCGCATCCATGATGCTGGCAGGCTGCGAAGGGAGCAAGGGTCTGGAAACAGACAGCCTGAAAATATCCCAATATAAAGGAGTAGAAGTTGATAAAGTCAGCAAGCCGGATGAGATTACGGATAAAGACGTGGAAGATGCGATCCAGGCAACGCTTCAGACCAATGCGACCACTAATGATATCACTGACCGGGCGGTGAAGTCGGGGGACACGGTGAATATTGACTTCGTAGGAAAGATTGACGGAGTAGAATTTGAAGGCGGATCAGGAACAGACTACCCGCTGACCATAGGTTCCGGCCAGTTTATTGAGGGATTTGAGGACAGCGTTGTGGACCATAATATCGGCGATACCTATGACTGGGAGGGCAAGTTCCCGGATAATTACAATAAAACGGAATATGCAGGAAAGCCGGTAGTATTTACCATTACGGTGAAGTCCATCAGCGAGCAGGTGGTTCCGGAACTGAACGATGAATTCGTAAAAACGGTTTCCGAGAAATCAAAGAATGTAAAAGAGTATAAGAAGGAAGTAAAAAAGCAGCTGGAAGACGATGCCCAGACTACTTACAAGGATACGCTGACCCAGGAAGTATGGCAGAAAGTCCTGGATAATACAAAGGTGAAAAAGTATCCGAAGAAGAAGGTAAAAGAGATCTCTGATTCCCTGGTCGAGCAGTATAAAACGGCAGCGGAGTATTATCAGACAGACTATGAGACATTCCTTAAGGAGCAGATGGGAAGTTCTGTGGAAGATTTCGAGGCCCAGGTGGACGAAGCAGCCAAATCAAGCGTTAAGCAGCAGCTGGTGACGGATGCCATCGCGGACAAAGAAAAGATCAAAATGGATGATAAAGAGTACGAGAAGCAGTTGAAGAAGATTGCGGACGCGTACGGATATGAAGATGTCAAAGCAGTTAAGGAAGCAGCATCCGAGGAAGACTTAAAGGAGATTGCACTGAATAACATGGTGAAAGAATGGCTGACAGAGCACTGCGTGCAGGTTGCTTCCAAGTAA